One stretch of Commensalibacter melissae DNA includes these proteins:
- a CDS encoding ferredoxin family 2Fe-2S iron-sulfur cluster binding protein, translated as MPHIVFIEQDGTRREVDAPVGLSVLEIAHKHGIDLEGACEGSLACATCHVIVDESWWDKLKPAAEEEEEMLDMAFGLERTSRLGCQIIMTEELDGLVVRLPKLS; from the coding sequence ATGCCACACATAGTTTTTATTGAACAAGATGGAACACGTCGTGAGGTGGATGCTCCTGTAGGGCTTTCAGTATTGGAAATAGCGCATAAGCATGGAATTGATCTTGAAGGTGCTTGTGAGGGATCATTGGCTTGTGCGACCTGTCATGTAATTGTTGATGAATCATGGTGGGATAAATTAAAGCCTGCCGCAGAAGAGGAGGAGGAGATGCTGGATATGGCTTTTGGGTTGGAAAGGACCTCTCGATTGGGTTGTCAGATTATTATGACAGAAGAATTGGATGGTTTAGTTGTTCGCTTGCCAAAGTTATCCTGA
- a CDS encoding O-antigen ligase family protein: MESVRKFLDKSTLFAVLILPVFLTHLRGIADGLISYIAICFVIYSFINKQWDWGKQNWVIIAFLWWGWILLCTIPFGLFQYNIMMIQALVLIRFIFFAAALQVWVLTDEKYRRWLSYVLIACAIYIILNMLCQLITGYNILGAPRYFDGTLTGPYHHPRAAGPLARLLLPITLSLSIYCICRLKGWRGNLVALFIILFVTLMMAFAGQRMPFILFVFGIVVSLYWLRPLRTIVLSMLICIPLILGATSFLSPKSYHHLVTLFIHQMAHFSSDNYGLIYTRAMIMGLSNPWTGLGYDAYRHFCANPIYFHGLSFWGIAIGHGDGKGAEICLPHPHNHYIEMFVNAGIPGLILFCYMVFLWWVNLVKGLTSKLLSLKDAVKNSWRVGLFAAVLVHEWPFAAGGSFGNLPLGGWFFLLLGLGLSYSWDYGNHKAALKVYNGIGS, translated from the coding sequence ATGGAATCTGTCCGTAAGTTTCTCGATAAGTCGACACTGTTCGCTGTTTTAATTTTGCCTGTTTTTTTAACGCACTTACGGGGTATAGCGGATGGGTTAATCAGTTATATAGCAATATGTTTTGTAATTTACTCTTTTATCAACAAACAATGGGACTGGGGAAAACAAAATTGGGTGATTATTGCATTTCTCTGGTGGGGGTGGATTTTATTGTGTACTATTCCCTTTGGATTGTTTCAATATAACATAATGATGATCCAGGCTTTAGTGTTAATTCGTTTTATTTTTTTTGCTGCGGCACTTCAGGTCTGGGTTTTAACTGATGAGAAATACAGGCGATGGCTATCTTATGTTTTGATTGCCTGTGCGATTTATATTATTTTGAATATGCTTTGCCAGCTTATTACAGGATATAATATTTTAGGAGCGCCACGTTATTTCGATGGTACACTGACAGGTCCATATCATCATCCTAGAGCGGCCGGGCCATTGGCTAGGTTACTGTTGCCAATTACTTTAAGTTTGAGTATTTATTGCATTTGTCGTTTAAAAGGATGGCGGGGAAATCTGGTCGCTTTATTCATTATCTTATTTGTTACACTGATGATGGCTTTTGCCGGTCAAAGAATGCCATTTATTCTTTTTGTTTTCGGAATAGTTGTATCCTTGTATTGGTTACGTCCCTTACGGACAATCGTTTTGTCAATGTTAATTTGTATTCCATTGATACTGGGTGCAACATCATTTTTATCGCCTAAGAGCTATCATCATTTGGTGACTTTATTTATCCATCAAATGGCACATTTTTCCTCTGATAATTATGGATTGATCTATACACGGGCGATGATTATGGGATTGTCAAATCCCTGGACGGGTTTGGGATATGATGCCTATCGTCATTTTTGTGCCAATCCGATTTATTTTCATGGATTATCCTTTTGGGGAATTGCAATTGGACATGGGGATGGGAAAGGGGCAGAGATTTGTTTGCCCCATCCTCATAATCATTATATTGAAATGTTTGTAAATGCAGGAATTCCCGGATTAATCTTGTTTTGTTATATGGTATTTTTATGGTGGGTTAATTTGGTAAAGGGATTAACGTCCAAATTGCTATCATTGAAAGATGCGGTTAAAAATTCCTGGCGTGTTGGATTATTTGCTGCGGTTTTAGTTCACGAATGGCCATTTGCGGCTGGAGGAAGTTTCGGAAATTTACCCTTGGGAGGATGGTTTTTTCTACTTTTGGGACTAGGTTTATCTTATAGTTGGGATTATGGTAATCATAAGGCAGCATTGAAGGTTTATAATGGAATTGGATCATAA
- a CDS encoding CobW family GTP-binding protein, translated as MELDHKEKNKIPVTVLTGYLGAGKTTLLNRILTEQQDKKYAVIVNEYGELGIDNDLIVDADEEIFEMSNGCVCCTIRGDLVRILNKLIQRQRSFDGIIIETTGLADPAPVAQTFFVDEDIRNKTRLDAVIAVIDAFHVMKTLDESKEAVNQIAFADVILLNKVDLVDRGSLIAIKKRIRTINPMVALYEMEKGNISLMKILDLGGFDLNRALTLEPKFLSSHDHDHDHDHDHDHDHDHDHDHDHVQHSHGDGVTSISLMEDKPLDGKRFNLWMSMVLQKFGKDILRTKGIMNFKHDDRCFAFQAVHMMAEGNFIRSWKTKEDRCSRLVFIGRNLDEKSLREGFFKCID; from the coding sequence ATGGAATTGGATCATAAAGAAAAAAATAAAATACCTGTAACTGTTCTGACGGGTTATTTAGGAGCGGGGAAGACAACTTTACTAAACCGTATTCTAACGGAACAGCAAGATAAAAAATATGCCGTTATTGTTAATGAATATGGTGAATTAGGTATTGATAATGATTTAATAGTCGATGCGGATGAAGAAATATTTGAGATGAGCAACGGATGTGTCTGTTGTACAATTCGAGGCGATTTGGTTCGTATTCTTAACAAGCTTATTCAAAGACAAAGAAGTTTCGATGGAATAATTATTGAAACCACAGGGTTAGCTGATCCTGCGCCCGTAGCACAGACTTTTTTTGTTGATGAGGATATTCGTAACAAAACTCGTCTTGACGCGGTGATTGCCGTAATTGATGCGTTTCATGTGATGAAGACATTGGATGAAAGTAAGGAGGCAGTTAATCAAATTGCTTTTGCGGATGTAATTTTGTTGAATAAAGTTGATCTGGTTGATAGGGGATCATTAATTGCTATAAAAAAAAGAATTCGTACAATCAATCCGATGGTTGCTTTATATGAAATGGAAAAAGGGAATATTTCCCTTATGAAAATTCTGGATCTTGGGGGGTTTGATTTAAATAGAGCCTTGACGTTAGAGCCCAAATTCTTATCATCCCATGACCATGACCATGACCATGACCATGACCATGACCATGACCATGACCATGACCATGACCATGACCATGTACAACATTCTCATGGTGATGGTGTGACGAGTATTTCACTTATGGAAGATAAACCATTAGATGGAAAACGTTTTAATTTATGGATGTCCATGGTTCTTCAGAAATTTGGAAAGGATATATTGAGAACCAAAGGAATTATGAATTTTAAGCATGACGATCGATGTTTTGCATTTCAAGCTGTTCATATGATGGCAGAGGGAAATTTCATCCGTTCTTGGAAGACAAAAGAGGATCGTTGTTCCAGATTGGTTTTTATTGGCCGGAATTTAGATGAGAAATCTCTACGTGAGGGATTTTTTAAATGTATAGATTAA
- a CDS encoding cysteine desulfurase family protein has protein sequence MIYLDYQSTTPCDERVVEAMLPYFVHNFANANSEHILGKYVAETIDKIRADIAEMLGVVSQEIIFTSGATEANNIALQGSVRYLIDHYPKTKRVITIATEHKSVLETVQNLQSIGADPFILPVQSDGLIDPDSLKAALQVPTILVSVMAANNETGVIQNIPYLSALSHEYGALFHCDLSQACGKVSEKIQLRSWGIDLASISGHKIYGPKGIGILYVKRKPRVRVEPLFYGGYQERGIRSGTLPVPLIVGLGKAFSLFQNEGNEEIRRLASYKRFLINELQARIPQVKINGSIEYALSNCVNLQFPEVKALDLLARIPHLCLSTGSACNHVSMPSYVLQSMGLSEQEVLSSIRLSFGRMTTKQEVVETVHDLYSAWYDVRKGT, from the coding sequence GTGATTTACCTTGATTATCAATCGACCACACCGTGTGACGAACGTGTTGTTGAAGCGATGCTACCCTATTTTGTGCATAATTTTGCAAATGCTAATTCAGAGCATATATTGGGTAAATATGTTGCTGAAACTATTGATAAGATTCGTGCCGACATTGCCGAAATGCTCGGGGTGGTTTCTCAAGAAATTATTTTTACCTCTGGTGCGACTGAAGCCAATAATATTGCCTTGCAGGGTAGTGTGCGTTATCTAATTGATCATTATCCCAAGACCAAACGGGTTATCACGATTGCGACTGAACATAAATCTGTTCTTGAAACAGTCCAGAATTTACAGTCCATTGGTGCTGATCCTTTTATTTTGCCAGTTCAATCCGATGGATTGATTGATCCTGATAGTTTGAAAGCGGCATTGCAGGTTCCAACAATATTAGTCAGTGTCATGGCCGCTAATAATGAAACAGGAGTTATCCAGAACATTCCTTATTTGTCGGCATTGTCTCATGAATATGGCGCTCTTTTTCATTGTGATTTGTCTCAGGCTTGTGGAAAAGTATCTGAAAAAATCCAGTTGCGTTCCTGGGGAATTGATCTTGCCTCAATTTCCGGGCATAAAATTTATGGGCCCAAAGGAATTGGCATTTTATATGTAAAACGTAAACCTCGGGTAAGGGTGGAACCTTTATTTTATGGAGGATATCAGGAACGAGGAATTCGATCAGGAACTTTGCCAGTTCCCTTGATTGTTGGTTTGGGTAAGGCATTTTCGCTATTCCAGAATGAGGGAAATGAAGAGATCAGGCGTTTGGCGTCTTATAAACGTTTTTTGATAAATGAATTGCAGGCAAGAATTCCACAAGTTAAAATTAATGGATCAATCGAATATGCCTTGTCAAATTGTGTTAATCTACAATTTCCAGAGGTTAAGGCCCTTGATCTTTTGGCAAGAATTCCACATTTATGTTTATCAACAGGTTCAGCGTGCAATCATGTTTCTATGCCATCCTATGTTTTACAATCCATGGGATTGTCAGAACAAGAAGTTTTATCTAGTATCCGTCTTTCTTTTGGTCGGATGACAACAAAACAAGAAGTCGTTGAAACCGTTCATGACCTTTATTCAGCATGGTATGATGTAAGAAAAGGGACATGA
- a CDS encoding cation diffusion facilitator family transporter — MSNLDHSTHDMHQFNHSHLHDHAHEHIHGHHHHIPQSFGKAFALGISLNLIYICAETIWGIFANSLALIADAGHNLSDVFALATAWGASYLSKKKPSPNFTYGYRRTSILASLSNAILLLIVTGGIIWESIERFYKPATVTGKTIILVALLGVVINGITALMFHSGQKEDLNIKGAFLHMAYDALLSLSVAGAGIIIFFTHWNMLDPITSLIVAAIIIWGTWSLLKDSVTLAMDGVPSNVDAFAVETYLRSLPNIIDLHDLHIWALSTTETALTVHLVSNTNQHSDQFLNMVAQRLKEKFRINHSTFQIEQKNEASFCNLADINTV, encoded by the coding sequence TTGAGCAATTTGGATCATTCCACGCATGACATGCATCAATTCAATCATTCCCACTTGCATGATCATGCACATGAACATATCCACGGTCATCACCATCATATTCCACAATCTTTTGGCAAGGCCTTTGCTCTAGGAATTAGCCTTAACTTAATTTATATTTGCGCCGAAACCATATGGGGCATTTTTGCCAATTCCCTAGCCTTAATTGCTGATGCCGGTCATAATCTATCAGATGTTTTTGCCTTGGCCACCGCTTGGGGGGCCTCATATTTAAGCAAAAAAAAACCCTCTCCCAATTTTACCTACGGATATCGTCGAACCTCTATCTTGGCTTCTTTAAGTAATGCAATTTTATTGCTTATTGTTACGGGAGGAATTATCTGGGAATCAATTGAACGCTTTTACAAACCTGCAACTGTTACAGGTAAAACAATAATTTTAGTCGCCTTACTCGGTGTTGTTATAAATGGAATAACCGCATTAATGTTCCATTCCGGACAAAAAGAGGATCTTAATATTAAGGGCGCCTTTTTGCACATGGCCTATGACGCCCTTTTATCGTTGAGTGTTGCCGGGGCAGGGATTATTATTTTTTTCACCCATTGGAATATGCTTGATCCCATTACCAGCTTGATTGTCGCTGCAATAATTATTTGGGGAACTTGGTCTTTATTGAAAGATTCAGTTACACTTGCCATGGACGGTGTCCCAAGCAATGTTGACGCTTTCGCCGTGGAAACCTATTTACGCTCCCTTCCCAATATCATTGATTTACATGATCTACACATCTGGGCTTTAAGTACAACAGAAACCGCCCTAACTGTTCATTTGGTCAGTAATACCAATCAACATTCTGACCAGTTTCTGAATATGGTTGCACAACGCCTCAAGGAAAAATTTAGAATTAATCATTCAACTTTCCAGATCGAACAAAAAAATGAAGCCAGTTTTTGCAATCTGGCGGACATTAATACTGTTTAA
- the mnmA gene encoding tRNA 2-thiouridine(34) synthase MnmA, whose translation MRIMIAMSGGVDSSVTAALLKEQGHEVFGATLQLYDARGVVKKGACCAGQDIRDARRVSEKLGIPHYVIDAEDRFQTTVIERFAQSYQKGETPVPCIACNQGVKFTDLLTMARELGAEAMATGHYVRRIVGKNGPELHRPVDLSRDQSWFLFATTLEQLEYLRFPLGDMPNKDKVREEAERFHLAVAQKSDSQDICFVTDNSYIKIVEKLAPEGVMPGEIVDEQGVVIGHHEGIAKYTIGQTKRLGNLAMRDGQRQMVLRIESEKRRIVIGPKQNNICQTFYLRDLNWLIPVPTEFLYCNVQIRARDQERPAKVIIEKKDKVRVELETAANPAPGQACVFYQGTRVLGGGFIL comes from the coding sequence ATGCGTATTATGATTGCAATGTCGGGCGGAGTGGACAGTTCCGTTACGGCTGCTCTTCTAAAAGAACAAGGCCATGAGGTTTTTGGTGCCACCTTGCAGCTTTATGATGCGCGAGGTGTGGTTAAAAAAGGTGCCTGTTGTGCAGGTCAGGACATCAGGGATGCACGTAGGGTATCAGAAAAGCTGGGTATCCCGCATTACGTTATCGATGCGGAAGACCGTTTTCAAACAACGGTAATTGAACGTTTCGCACAATCTTACCAAAAGGGAGAAACGCCTGTTCCATGTATTGCCTGTAATCAGGGAGTCAAATTTACGGATTTATTGACAATGGCGCGAGAGCTTGGGGCAGAAGCGATGGCAACAGGTCATTATGTGCGTCGAATTGTGGGAAAAAATGGTCCAGAGTTGCACCGTCCAGTTGATTTAAGTCGAGACCAATCATGGTTTTTATTCGCCACCACCCTCGAACAGCTTGAATATTTGCGTTTTCCTTTAGGGGACATGCCAAATAAAGATAAAGTTCGGGAAGAAGCCGAACGTTTTCATTTGGCTGTTGCTCAGAAGTCGGATAGCCAGGACATATGTTTCGTTACAGATAATTCTTATATAAAAATTGTTGAGAAATTGGCACCAGAAGGTGTTATGCCAGGCGAGATAGTTGATGAGCAGGGCGTTGTGATTGGTCATCATGAAGGTATTGCTAAATATACCATTGGTCAAACAAAACGGTTGGGTAATCTTGCCATGCGGGATGGGCAGCGACAAATGGTGTTACGAATTGAATCCGAAAAAAGAAGAATCGTTATTGGTCCAAAACAAAACAATATTTGTCAAACATTCTATTTACGCGATTTGAACTGGCTTATTCCTGTGCCTACTGAATTTTTATATTGTAATGTTCAGATTCGTGCGCGGGATCAGGAACGACCTGCTAAAGTTATAATTGAAAAAAAGGATAAGGTAAGAGTAGAATTGGAAACGGCTGCTAACCCAGCACCTGGTCAGGCATGTGTTTTTTATCAAGGGACACGTGTTTTAGGAGGTGGATTTATTCTGTAA
- a CDS encoding taurine ABC transporter substrate-binding protein: protein MHCFYVGSKRFSFIVWLIAIFALICFFNLRSANAEFRIGWKNQADIANFIQLDEKHQKVARETIAWKKYDDDFKALHNLSISQVDAVPVDMVTFLSVITVGLQGRVIAIDRQYGKESALIVKSQKHIDTPQDLVGKNIAVPFMTSSYYSLLRYLQHNDIPVEKIHLVNMNYNEITQAWQKNEIDGAYADGTTVLPFVKDGHVLVDSSQLAKWGYPTYQVWVVMDEIISDQPFWMESFVKKILKNIDDNRRNIAYFTPQSSKVGQLAQLLNKSPEVVCSLLKQQTYLDKTQQSLILSRYLSKEFDEIGLFMKAQKIMPDILPDYLIYVYDSFIKNNKNN, encoded by the coding sequence ATGCACTGTTTTTATGTAGGTTCCAAACGATTTTCTTTCATTGTATGGCTGATAGCAATTTTTGCTTTGATATGTTTTTTCAACTTACGAAGTGCTAATGCGGAATTTCGAATTGGATGGAAAAATCAAGCTGATATCGCTAATTTTATTCAATTGGATGAAAAACATCAAAAAGTTGCCAGGGAAACAATAGCCTGGAAAAAATATGACGATGATTTTAAAGCCTTACATAATTTGTCTATTAGTCAGGTTGATGCCGTTCCAGTAGATATGGTTACTTTTTTGTCAGTTATAACGGTTGGTTTGCAGGGACGTGTAATCGCGATTGATCGGCAATATGGTAAAGAAAGCGCCTTAATCGTAAAAAGCCAGAAACATATAGATACTCCTCAAGATCTGGTTGGTAAAAATATTGCGGTACCTTTCATGACAAGCAGTTATTATAGTCTGTTACGTTATTTGCAGCATAATGATATTCCTGTTGAAAAAATTCATCTAGTAAATATGAATTATAATGAAATTACACAAGCTTGGCAGAAAAATGAAATTGATGGGGCCTACGCTGACGGAACTACAGTTTTACCATTCGTCAAGGATGGACATGTATTAGTAGATTCATCACAGTTGGCAAAATGGGGGTATCCAACATATCAGGTATGGGTTGTGATGGATGAGATTATTTCAGATCAACCTTTTTGGATGGAAAGTTTTGTAAAAAAAATATTGAAAAATATCGATGATAATAGGCGAAATATAGCCTATTTCACTCCTCAGTCTTCGAAGGTTGGCCAGCTTGCCCAATTATTAAATAAATCACCGGAAGTAGTTTGCAGCTTGTTAAAACAGCAGACTTATCTTGATAAAACTCAGCAATCTTTAATATTATCACGTTATTTGTCAAAGGAGTTTGATGAAATAGGTTTGTTTATGAAAGCTCAGAAAATTATGCCTGATATTTTACCTGATTACCTGATTTATGTTTATGACAGTTTTATAAAAAATAACAAAAATAATTAA
- a CDS encoding cysteine desulfurase family protein yields MIRQSIYLDANASEPMRSSVISAMVDIMQQTGNPTSVHQMGRKIYNQMEDARETLVELFGGSVQNCIFTSGGTEADVLAVHGQIGEGNQQRPLWVGATEHPAIMQIDLSKKILPVTRQGIVDLNFLEDALKKTSIPPLVCLMLANNETGVLHPIQQAAKICHDYGAILHVDAAQAAGRIMFNLEDIGADSLILSAHKMGGPKGVGALLLAGHERNAKKINPLFSGGGQEQGRRGGTLAVPAIIGLMTAAKEACKEDRSNILKLRNYLEKEVKKYGAVICGEEAERLDNTSSIAYAGVSAQKLFMALDMAGFCVSTGSACFSGKLSRSPVLSAMGLEELADCTIRVSLPWNIQQKDVETFIHVYGQLIQKLKDS; encoded by the coding sequence ATGATACGACAATCTATATATCTAGATGCGAATGCCAGTGAGCCCATGCGCTCTTCAGTTATATCTGCAATGGTGGATATCATGCAGCAGACTGGTAATCCAACGTCTGTTCATCAAATGGGACGCAAGATTTATAATCAAATGGAAGATGCAAGAGAAACCTTGGTCGAATTATTCGGGGGGAGCGTTCAAAATTGTATTTTTACCTCTGGTGGGACAGAGGCAGATGTACTGGCTGTACATGGTCAGATTGGTGAAGGCAATCAACAACGTCCTCTTTGGGTGGGAGCTACGGAACATCCTGCAATCATGCAGATTGACCTTTCAAAAAAAATTTTACCTGTAACACGGCAGGGCATTGTCGATCTTAACTTTTTAGAAGATGCCCTAAAAAAAACGTCAATACCTCCATTAGTGTGTTTAATGCTGGCCAATAATGAGACAGGTGTATTACATCCCATTCAACAGGCAGCAAAAATTTGTCATGATTATGGTGCAATTCTTCATGTAGACGCAGCTCAGGCTGCTGGACGTATAATGTTCAATTTGGAAGATATCGGAGCAGACAGCCTGATTCTTTCAGCTCACAAAATGGGAGGTCCAAAAGGGGTAGGCGCATTGTTATTGGCTGGTCATGAAAGAAATGCGAAAAAGATAAATCCTCTTTTTAGTGGAGGAGGACAGGAACAGGGAAGAAGGGGAGGAACTCTGGCTGTTCCGGCAATTATAGGGTTGATGACTGCCGCAAAAGAGGCCTGTAAAGAAGATCGTTCCAATATTTTAAAATTACGTAATTATTTGGAAAAAGAAGTGAAAAAATATGGAGCCGTCATTTGTGGCGAGGAAGCTGAACGTTTAGATAATACATCCTCTATAGCTTATGCTGGAGTTTCAGCGCAAAAATTATTTATGGCTTTGGATATGGCTGGTTTCTGTGTCTCAACGGGATCGGCATGTTTTTCAGGAAAATTATCGCGTTCACCTGTTTTATCAGCAATGGGGTTGGAAGAATTGGCTGATTGTACGATCCGTGTATCTTTACCATGGAATATCCAGCAAAAAGATGTTGAAACTTTTATTCATGTTTATGGCCAGTTGATTCAAAAGTTAAAGGATTCATAA
- a CDS encoding alpha/beta hydrolase has protein sequence MPEVMFAGPAGRLEGRYHHSSQPNAPLALILHPHPLQGGTMNNRIAYTMYCAFQKMNFSVLRYNSRGVGRSQGQYDGGIGEISDAAAALDWLQMANTNSRELWIAGYSFGAFIGMQLLMRRPEIQGWISIAPLANHYDFNFLAPCPCSGLMIAGESDSIVPLQEIDKLVEKLNTQKGIKVAYNTIPNADHIFADQTEQIEKTITNYVKKILKNRSDQP, from the coding sequence ATGCCAGAGGTAATGTTTGCAGGCCCAGCAGGTCGTCTTGAAGGACGCTATCACCATTCCAGTCAACCTAACGCCCCCCTTGCCTTAATCCTACATCCCCATCCTCTGCAAGGTGGGACAATGAATAACCGAATTGCCTATACAATGTATTGTGCATTCCAAAAAATGAATTTTTCTGTACTACGTTATAATTCTCGTGGTGTTGGACGGTCTCAGGGACAATATGATGGTGGTATTGGTGAAATATCCGATGCGGCAGCGGCCCTGGACTGGTTACAGATGGCGAATACAAATTCCAGGGAATTATGGATCGCGGGGTATTCGTTTGGAGCCTTTATTGGAATGCAGCTCTTGATGCGTCGTCCTGAAATACAAGGATGGATCAGCATCGCGCCATTGGCAAACCACTATGATTTTAATTTTCTTGCACCTTGTCCATGCAGTGGTTTGATGATCGCAGGAGAATCCGACAGCATTGTCCCATTGCAGGAAATTGACAAACTTGTTGAAAAACTTAACACTCAAAAAGGCATCAAAGTTGCCTATAATACAATCCCTAATGCCGATCATATTTTTGCCGATCAAACTGAGCAGATCGAAAAAACAATTACCAATTACGTTAAGAAAATTTTAAAGAACAGATCTGATCAACCTTAG
- a CDS encoding cation diffusion facilitator family transporter, translating to MIFKIIKNKKILFSLGSFLVSLVVFFLKYLAWKTTLSVAFYSDMLETTINVLAAIFEIFAITISTQPADKNHTYGHYKAEYISAAAEGLLVIVTSILIFYEAWQGWKNPQFPMAPLKGIILNGTAGLVNLFWAITLIRVGKKYFSAVLIAGGQHVLSDVWTTIGLIVGFTLIPMFQWAALDALMGFFIAINILRIGFGIIKNSINGLMDKAPDPQTISSIYKIIQANAPEAKEFHMVRFRQVGNLIFIDFHLVVSGEMRVKEAHKICDRIEHALQKVIGNVSINIHVEPE from the coding sequence ATGATCTTTAAAATAATAAAGAATAAGAAAATCCTATTTAGTCTTGGGAGTTTTCTGGTTAGTCTTGTAGTTTTTTTTCTTAAATATCTGGCATGGAAAACAACACTCAGTGTTGCTTTTTATTCTGACATGCTTGAAACAACAATCAATGTGTTAGCCGCTATTTTTGAAATATTCGCAATCACCATTTCGACCCAACCAGCTGATAAAAACCATACTTATGGACACTATAAAGCCGAATATATTTCTGCCGCCGCCGAAGGTTTATTAGTAATAGTAACATCAATTTTAATTTTTTACGAAGCCTGGCAAGGATGGAAAAATCCCCAATTTCCCATGGCGCCTTTAAAAGGAATTATTCTAAATGGAACAGCTGGACTTGTTAATCTATTCTGGGCAATAACACTTATTCGTGTAGGTAAAAAATATTTTTCTGCAGTCCTTATAGCAGGTGGACAGCATGTTCTTTCCGATGTATGGACAACTATCGGATTAATTGTAGGTTTTACACTTATTCCAATGTTCCAATGGGCTGCACTTGATGCCCTGATGGGCTTTTTCATTGCTATTAATATTTTACGTATAGGCTTTGGCATCATAAAAAATTCTATTAATGGCTTGATGGATAAAGCTCCTGACCCTCAAACCATTTCTAGTATTTATAAAATAATTCAGGCAAATGCCCCTGAAGCAAAAGAATTCCATATGGTCCGTTTTCGTCAGGTTGGCAATTTGATTTTTATTGATTTTCATTTGGTTGTGTCTGGAGAAATGAGAGTGAAAGAAGCCCATAAAATATGTGATCGTATTGAACACGCTTTACAAAAAGTAATTGGAAATGTTTCAATAAACATTCATGTGGAACCAGAATAA
- a CDS encoding WD40 repeat domain-containing protein produces MNQPLQLIESRGSFKKVEGTIIACATSWDEQYSAFATADGDLWIIPLIHNNDPDYWYKVQPHDGGILSLSQDLTFSGFVTSGDDNKLIRIIPGKEPQQLLKSRRWIDKIVSWTDKERKQNKIAFITGKEIHLYKDNFTEPYRIFEHSSGVSDLVFSLDGAKIASSYYNGATLWSADYKNPVKIKDFTWKGSHTGITLHPKEEALVTSMQDHDLHGWRISDGHNMRMSGYPTKVKSLNFSSDGKWLATSGAEPVVLWQFFEGGPMGKPPVELPGIPGSCCMVVACHPTYDMVAAGFLDGSILLIGISDEKVIPVNLGSKKSIGEITALQFNKEGSLLNIGTDDGYIILIDLSEKKSCKK; encoded by the coding sequence ATGAATCAGCCGTTACAATTAATCGAAAGTCGGGGTTCTTTTAAAAAAGTGGAAGGCACGATTATCGCCTGTGCTACATCTTGGGATGAACAGTATAGTGCTTTTGCAACGGCAGATGGAGATTTGTGGATTATTCCTTTGATTCACAATAATGATCCAGATTATTGGTATAAAGTTCAACCTCATGATGGAGGGATTTTATCTTTATCACAAGATTTGACCTTTTCAGGTTTTGTTACTTCTGGTGATGATAATAAACTAATAAGAATCATTCCCGGGAAGGAACCTCAACAATTATTAAAATCCAGACGTTGGATTGATAAAATCGTTTCTTGGACTGATAAGGAAAGGAAACAAAATAAAATCGCTTTTATTACAGGAAAAGAAATTCATTTATATAAAGATAATTTTACAGAGCCATATAGAATTTTTGAACATTCTTCAGGAGTTAGTGATTTGGTTTTCAGTTTGGATGGTGCAAAAATAGCCAGTTCTTATTATAATGGTGCCACTTTATGGTCTGCTGATTATAAAAATCCTGTAAAAATTAAGGATTTTACATGGAAAGGTAGTCATACAGGGATCACTTTACATCCTAAAGAAGAGGCGTTGGTAACATCAATGCAAGATCATGATTTACATGGTTGGCGTATTTCAGACGGACACAATATGCGAATGAGTGGATACCCAACCAAAGTAAAATCTCTAAATTTTTCATCTGATGGAAAATGGTTGGCAACCAGTGGAGCTGAACCGGTGGTTTTATGGCAGTTTTTTGAAGGCGGTCCAATGGGAAAACCTCCTGTGGAATTGCCTGGTATTCCTGGAAGTTGTTGTATGGTAGTGGCATGTCATCCGACCTATGATATGGTTGCTGCTGGATTTTTGGATGGTAGTATATTATTAATCGGAATCAGCGACGAGAAAGTTATTCCGGTAAATTTAGGATCTAAAAAATCCATTGGAGAAATTACGGCTTTACAATTTAATAAAGAAGGCAGTTTATTAAATATTGGCACTGATGATGGCTATATTATTCTAATTGATTTATCTGAAAAAAAAAGTTGTAAAAAATAA